The genomic window ctttatatttttgggaGTTGTAAAAACTGGAATGGCAGTaaacatacaatttttaaaatagatttaattgCTTTGAGATAAAGCAATTAAGATATCTAGTTTACagttaaaaatgaaataaaaccaTTCTTGTAATCTGCTAGactaaatatttcaaattacTAATGGAATGTTCTCTATGCAGTTACGATGACATGGCCCAGGCCATGAAGTCCGTCACAGAGACTGGCGTTGAGCTCTCAAATGAGGAAAGAAATCTGCTCTCCGTTGCCTACAAAAATGTGGTCGGTGCCCGCAGGTGAGTCAATCAATCACCGCTTGATTAATGTCGCACTATAGATTGAAGTTCAAGTGCTAAGCTGTATATTTCTTCCCCTTCTCCGGGTGTGTTTAACATGTCCAAACCAGGTCATCGTGGCGTGTCATCTCCTCCATTGAGCAGAAAACCGAAGCATCCGCTAGAAAACAGCAGCTCGCCCGTGAGTACAGAGAGCGTGTGGAGAAGGAGCTGAGGGAAATCTGCTACGAAGTTTTGGTAAGTGGTGGTCCGCAATTCTGCGCAAGTCTCTTTCTGAAGGATTTATGGGGTTGTAATTGGTCCATCTAATTATTTTCATACCCACAACTCACTTGGGTGTTCATCTGAATTGACGGTGATGAAGATGGCAAACCTGTCAACCgcctacatatatatattatcccCTCCGCCCTTGGCAAGCTCATCTGTCGAGGGTGTTGGTTGGATGGTTCGGTGGGTTTTCCAGGGGATGGGCCCAGTTTTCTGGTTTTCCTTCTTGCTCTagtgaaatataaaaatttgttacaatcaataaatctatttttaaaatggacattttccattttcccccacACACAGAGGTTCTGCCTTGTGTGTATATGGAATTTATATTGGCGTTCACGGATCAGAAAATAGACCATGGCCAGGGTTGAACTCGGGGTTTCCCCATTCGCTTTCCTTTGATTGGGTCTTTCATATTGGATTAAACTTAACTGGTGCTTGAtggatttttaaatgaaaaatgtggCAGAACAGGGTTTACAATAAGCCAGGCGGCTTACTTGGTTAATTGCTGCGTTTAGGATCCGAAATTGATATGAGATTAATTGAAGTGATTGTTTCCTTTGCTTACAGGGACTTCTGGACAAATACCTTATTCCAAAAGCCAGCAATCCCGAGAGCAAGGTGTTCTACCTGAAGATGAAGGGTGATTACTACAGGTATTTAGCCGAGGTTGCCACAGGAGACGCACGCAACAGTAAGTATCTTGTAAAGCACTCCAACAAAAACATCCTACGCTTGAATTGTACACCCGAATTGTGCAATATCAAAATCTTTATAAACCAAACTACAAATATTCTTGCAAAACACAGCCGTTGTCGATGACTCGCAAACCGCTTACCAGGATGCATTTGACATTAGCAAGGGTAAAATGCAGCCAACACATCCCATCCGTTTGGGTCTGGCCCTTAACTTCTCAGTCTTCTACTATGAGATTTTGAACTCACCAGACAAAGCTTGCCAATTGGCTAAACAGGTTAATAACACATTGAGACTTGGCTCGATTAATCGAAATGTATGGCAAGCGAGCAAAAGGCACACAAAATCACTATCCATCGATACTTAAGAAGTTTTCTGTTTACTTTTAAATGGTTTCCTAacatttggttttgtttcttACTTTTTTACATAACTGATTCATGTGTAAATCGTTAAGCCGTCGTTGAGGACTCGAAAAAAGCCTATCAGGAGGCGTTCGATAttgcaaaaaccaaaatgcaGCCCACACATCCAATCAGATTAGGTCTTGCTCTCAACTTTTCCGTCTTCTATTACGAAATTATCAATTCACCAGCGAGGGCTTGTCACTTAGCTAAACAGGTTCAGTTCAACTTATACATGTATCTTCTGTGTAAACTTAATAATTCGCTTACGAATACTAATCACCCAATGATataaattgttgttgttagtAACTAAACTGAGTAAGATATCCAGCGACTAATTAACCAACTAAATGAGCTTTAACCCGACGAAGAGATATGCATTACCACCAAAGCGTTTCAAAAGTGTATTCTCAAACACATGCAAACATGTGCAATTTTAagaagctaaaaaaaaaaataaaccgatTGGAAATCCCTCATATTGACTTTAAAGAAGTACAACTTTTTACACTTTAAGCTACCTTTGCAACTATTTTACTGAGATTACAAACTTTTTGAAGCACAATATGTATATCACTCCACCCGTATATTTTCCCCCTCGAATTGCATGAGAAATACGAAAAACTTTGCCTGTGAAATAATTTACATGCAGCCTTTGCTGGTGAAcacttttcgtttttattttgttaaggTCAACAaaactgttttatttttattttgatttacaCGATTTGCCTTAGAGTTCAGTTTTATGAAGTTGTTTAGTGAAGCCAATTATGAATGAACCTAACGCCACTttgaaaatgcttttgttttaccAACTTGCATTCGCCTTGCCAAACATTTCCTTTAATCCAAAACCTCAGAGAATTTATACTAAAGTAACCTTTTTTGACCCGCCACCCAGGCGTTCGATGATGCGATAGCCGAGCTGGACACACTGAACGAGGACTCCTACAAGGACTCGACACTCATCATGCAGCTGTTGAGGGACAACCTGACTCTCTGGACGTCCGACACCCAAGGCGACGAAGCTGAGCCACAGGAGGGCGGCGACAACTAACCAAACAACTAAGCAAATGTTTCCTTTTTGACTATGCAAATATTATTCAgtaatacaaacaaacaaaaaccagaaacaacaaagagaaacaaatattataaaacGCAAccagcaaagcaaaacaatttgaaatgaaacgaTAATCCAGGCGAGAGCAGCAGGCAGGCAAAAAGCGCAAACATTTGAGACATTAACATACGAATTGAGGGCAGAATGCTTCACAGTTCATTTGGGGCCGATGGGCCTGCATTTGAGGCCGTTTTCCCGTTTGTCACGGGTAGTTTTTAGCCGGGCTCCGGTTGCAACCGAACCTAGTATACAGATGGTCATATGCTTGGACAGATGCCGGCCAATCCGACTCAAATGTAGCTTAAGATCTGCAACTGCTTAAGAAATACAGAAAAATACAGCATCGCTGTGAGGGCTAAACAAATGCGGACTATTAGGGAGTTTGGTATGATTTTTCCGGATTTTGAATCAAATTAATCTAGCAGATAATTCGtaattgtgtgtgttttttccCGATCGAAACGGCCAAACTCTAGATGCTCCGAATTTGTTCGCCCTGGCGGTGCCTCGTGTGGATTTCCTCcttacaaaacaaacaaacaaataaataatattcctAACTGTATACACAAGAAATGAAATGAGATAATCGGTTATTATACGTTTTTTGCAAGAGtccaaattaattatttaattttcgtatggcaacagaaacaactgcaaaagatacagcaacagcaacaacaaccaagcGAACCAAatgagaaaaacaaaaataaaaacaaacttatgtattatttgtaattctttttctaaacaaataaaaccaaaaaacctAGTTTCCCATTTTACGTTTACTTCATTTCGAAATTGGTTCACTTTTCGTTTTTCAACctcccccacacacacaaacagaagcacacacagacacacacagacaggGCTGCATTTATAATGCACGTGCGGAAATCGGTTCTAATCCCATGAGTCAGGAACCATATCTGTTAGATGAACGTGGCGAGAAcggaaaaatacagaaaatatataattggtCATTGCTATTTTTTATACATGTcttacataaaacaaaagggTTAAATCTACAATTgcaatttctttgttgttttttcttggTATAAACAATTGTGAAAAGCATAACTCatataatacatacatataaccAACTGTCTGTCAAATGAATTTTGCGAACGAAATCAAGTCTATGATCCCCTAGCGGAAGTccacttacatttttttttttgtgtgcaaCATGGCGAAGGCACGAGTTTTATTGTGCCCGATGTCTGCCCAATTCCCCATTTTTGCGTTAGTTGGGTGGTGTAACTTTTTGAAGTACATTTGTACGTTTAAGCCCAGAGAAGCGTTTCCCCAACAAAGAAACAGCCTCAAATTGTTCCTAAAATCTGGCGATTCTTACTTAGCTGTTTTATTATCGTTCAAAAACGTGGTCGACTTCTTCAATCTATGACAATTGCAGCCTGCAAAtcagaaatggaaaaattaaaaatggaatCTAAATGAAGATCGAAtcaaaatacataaatattgtGAACTAAActattcaaatttttaatttaaatacaagAAAACTTTGCATGTGTAttgaaagaaaatatattattgtCCAGCATACagaacatatgtatgtatgataaaagtaaatgtatattttcgcAATTGAATTTATCGCTATATTATGAATGTGaggaatataaaaaaagcaaaccaaaaaaatatatatttaaataaaagaaacacTTTTGCCGCAACGCTAATAAATCGAGTCCCAGAtcatgaaataataatattgtgAAACTGCAATACATTCATGAAAccgaaaaataataacaaccaGATGAAAATTAAACCGGGTGTAGGCGTAAATTGTATGCATATAACAGAGGTAAAGATTGATGTATGAGTGgaatatttaagtttattgAAATTACAGTTTCTTAAttaccaacaaaaaaaaacaaaaaattaaataaataatacaaaaaccaaccaaaagagtttttattcaaatatttgtagaTCAATGTTACGTTAGCtaaaatgtcaaaaacaactaaaaattGAGTGcagaaaattagaaaaattggttaactaataaaaatgttcaatatttcGGAGCAAAATTTGGTTTGGCATGCATTCAATAAAATTTCGAGTATTTACCAAATTAAATCCCTTGTAAGTTACTGTTTGAATTTGATATGTTCACCATACCCACTTATAGTTGTTCTACTGATTGGAGATTTTTGGAAATTAATGGACGGATACAACAATGCCGTCGTTTTCATGGACCTACAATATTTCGCTTAGGAAACTCAACCAAAACACTTCCGATTAGGCCAAAGGTAAAAATCCAATTTGAATCTCATCAACTTATTGGACTTCTCGATTCTCTTAGCTGACTTGTCTAAGCATCGATATCCAATGCACACGAAGTCATCATTTGTATAGTCCTCAAGATATTTCGTATGTGTTTTTCTAAGTATAACTTTAACTTTATAGGACTTTAAATCACTTTTTCCTTTTACAGGCATAGAGAAAATGCtcttttaaatgtaaaatttaattggattCGACATTTTATAAAGTCGTACAGTTATTGTAGTGATCAAAAGAATGATAGTCCTAGCgataaaaacataaaagatGACAAACCTGCGCAACGATGTGGAAGACCATTAAGTAATGTGCACAATGGGTTTCTCAATGCTGATAACTATTCTGAAAAAAGTGttagaaaaaagaaaaagagctTTCCAAAAAAGGAAGGTGCCAAATCGCTAGAAGAGCTGCGAAAGTGTTTGAGAACCATGCAGGATGTTTTAGATTTTGTGCATCCGGTCAAGCCTTTTGTAagtttttctcgcattttACAGTGAATGAATAATTACGTTTTCAAACGAGCACTAATATTTAACCAAAAAAGCTCTTACATTTCGGCAGATGGTCTAGTTGTAGATCAGTTTAATACCTTAATCTATTGAAGGGAGATCCTACATGATGTCATATAATATTAAACAgactaaacatttttctagcTTAGGTTatattttccgcttttttaAGAGACAGAATAACGGTTTATATTAACGATAACGATAACGGGTACGGCACCCACCCACAACCGATGACAGCTCCCGAATTTCCCCATTCCCAGCGGTGAAAGCTCGCGAAAGCTTTTACTCGCCCAGTGATAACCAGCTGATCAACAGCTGAACGATTGTGGTCGAACGTAAACAAATTGGTTAAACGCTATTTTCCGCTCGTTGCTAGTCGCGAAAAGTCCGTTCATCACAGATAGAATTAACCGATTTACGAACTCAATCGAAAGAAGTTAGGGCAATCGCGTTAAAGCGAACTCTAGGCCGGATTTAACCATCCAAAGTTGGCATTGCATCAGTACGCACTTACAGAAAGCCCGtggctgtgtgcgtgtgtccgTGTGTGTTGTGTATGCGTCTCTGGCCTGAAGGTCACCTTGAAACGtcaaaagcaaaagcgaaACTTGTGAATACCGCCTGCAAGCGTATATTTTGCTAGTAACTGAAAAGCCACGGCACGGAGCAGTAGTAGTATTTATAGCCCACTTGGATATAAcccagctccagctgctcgGCTAGCATAGTAGCAAAATAGGGAAACTCCCTCCCGAGTTCAATAGTGGTTCATAGTGTGTGCTTTGTGAGATATCCGTTACGATACCAGTTAGAGATATagtgaaaaataaagaaaaatgaatTCCGAGATTAATCAACGATTCCTGGCCCGTGGCTCGCAGAAGGACAAAGGACTGGCGGTCTTCACCAGCGGCGGGGATTCCCAGGGCATGAATGCCGCCGTCCGAGCCTGTGTGCGTATGGCCATCTATTTGGGCTGCAAGGTGAGTTGGTGACCTCTGTCAAGTACTTTCCGTCCACGCAGCATCGCGTCCGGTGACCCCGACCCCCGAGCACAGGCAGCAAGCCCATTTGAACCCAGAAATTTACGTAAAACACCTGGTAATTTGCTTATCAGCAGCCGTTGAACCACGGCTGTCGGTCCGCAAAGCCAGTTAGATAATCTCCAATCGGTGCGAAAAGAAATTCAAGAATATATGTGTACATGCACATTGACATTGGGTTTATTTTCGGGCCCCTCACAtgcgatttcgatttcggctaatttgtttcgttttttgttgtcGCTCTTGGTTTCTATTcggtttatttaaatgaaatcattAATTTGGTAGGGAATTTCTGGCTTTTGGGCCCtcgaaaatatgcaaaaaaaattgtcaatTGCTAgccaatttaaattgattaaaatctatttatttgatttaaaattctTGGGGGtcaataaaagaaaagttaTTGGCACGCGTTGCTAATAGCCTTTGATATTTTCTATAAAATgatcaaaattaataaataatcaatTGAGAGtgcgtacatatgtatttcttAAGGATGCTAAACAAATTTCTGTTCAAATAGTTGGTAATCAGTTCCAGTAGTCTAATCTATAAATTTAATCTGATAGTGCCTTGGCATCATtatagtttgttttttttttttcattttttaaagcgttataaaatttgaattttcgcCTATGTGAGTTGCTTAAAAAGTATCGATTTAATTCCGATTACATACCTGTAACGgtatttgaataattaaatgctttgaatgtttaaaatattttttgtttttaactttaatatttaaataacatatattAAATTCTTCTATACTTCCAAAAAAATTCACCAATTTGGCAGtgtacaaattaaatataataaactcTAATTCGATGATGTTAAACGGTGCTAATGATGTCATGCGCCATGAGGATACCAAACTCTCTTCTGGTTTACACCATATCTACAATTGTTTCGTGTTTATTTCCCGCAAGGTCTACTTCATACGTGAAGGCTACCAGGGCATGGTAGATGGAGGCGACTGCATCCAGGAAGCCAACTGGGCCTCAGTCTCGTCCATCATCCATCGTGGTGGTACGATCATTGGCTCCGCCCGTTGCCAGGACTTCCGTGAGCGTCAGGGTCGCTTGAAAGCCGCCAACAACCTGATCCAGCGGGGAATCACCAATCTGGTGGTCATTGGAGGCGATGGCTCTCTTACCGGCGCCAATCTGTTCCGTCAGGAGTGGTCCAGCCTGCTGAACGAGCTGGTCGCTAACAAGACCATTACCAccgagcagcaggagaagTTCAATGTCCTGCATATCGTTGGATTGGTACGGTACACAAAGGTCTCCTTCGCTTTAGTTACTAATGGATGGAATTATTTGTAGGTGGGCTCTATCGACAACGATTTCTGTGGCACGGACATGACCATCGGAACGGACACGGCTCTGCATCGCATTATTGAGGCCATCGATGCCATTTCCAGTACCGCCTACTCCCATCAGCGCACCTTCATCATGGAGGTCATGGGTCGTCATTGCGGGTAAGTTGATATCTAAGCGGATATTTGCGAGCAAAGTTGGGCTGCCTCTGTGTTAGCCTTAGTGTCAGTGATTAATTGGGATTTTAGCTAATGCCTGGAACGACTATCTCTAGCTATCTTTCGGTGGTAGCTGGCATTATCTCCGAGGCAGACTACGTATTTCTGCCCGAATCTCCTCCGCAGCCAGATTGGCCCGATCGACTTGTCCTCAAGTTGGAACAGGCAAGCCCAAACGGAAATCTGTTGAATGTCGTCGACTCATTTCGcacatttctgtttttgtggccgaAGTGTTATGTCGATCGATCTTAGTGTCCCCATCTCCCCCAAAATCCTATCCCCCTTTTGactaatattttgtaatatatttttgcagctATTTAGCTCTTGTGGGCGGACTGGCGTGCGAGGCGGATTTCATATTCATTCCCGAAATGCCGCCCAAGGTCGATTGGCCAGACAGGCTCTGCTCTCAGCTGGCCCAGGCAAGATGCAGCTCCATTTCCGTTCTATCAGCACTGAGAAAAGTCGCAACAGCTTCAGAAATATGTTCTCGACAGCTTGTATAGAAATTTTGAATCGCCCATAGGCACGCAGAAGATATTTTATAGTTCAAATTGTTTACCTATAACTATAATAATGAACTGTCGAGATAATATTCCTGTTCGTAGATAgagttttatatatacatacttcaGTGCAGTTGTCGTTGCTTAATGCTTAAGTAGTACACTTGTACTTTTAGGTACACCATTTTTTTAAAGACACTATTTAAGAGCGACACTTGCCATACAAAGCTTGTTCTTATTTTCTGCTTACTGCACACGAATGTTTCTCTAAACACAAACGGAGATACGGAATGAATTACGCACAGTTTTTGTCTGTACCAGCATATCAAAATCATATTGTAACTAATTTTAAGTTTACCCCAGACACTCCCAATTCCCCGATAATGATCTCCCCGACATTTGTGAACCATCTGTTATTTTTGTACTTAAtctcttgttttttagttACTTAGCCATATCGGCAGCCATAGCCACAGAGGCTGATTTTATGTTCATACCCGAGGAGCCGGTGTCAGTCAATTGGAAGGACGAGATCTGTGTCAAGCTCCACCAGGTCAGGACCAGAGTCCTTCGCTATCCAATTAATTT from Drosophila yakuba strain Tai18E2 chromosome 2L, Prin_Dyak_Tai18E2_2.1, whole genome shotgun sequence includes these protein-coding regions:
- the LOC6528869 gene encoding 14-3-3 protein zeta isoform X1, coding for MSTVDKEELVQKAKLAEQSERYDDMAQAMKSVTETGVELSNEERNLLSVAYKNVVGARRSSWRVISSIEQKTEASARKQQLAREYRERVEKELREICYEVLGLLDKYLIPKASNPESKVFYLKMKGDYYRYLAEVATGDARNTVVDDSQTAYQDAFDISKGKMQPTHPIRLGLALNFSVFYYEILNSPDKACQLAKQAFDIAKTKMQPTHPIRLGLALNFSVFYYEIINSPARACHLAKQAFDDAIAELDTLNEDSYKDSTLIMQLLRDNLTLWTSDTQGDEAEPQEGGDN
- the LOC6528869 gene encoding 14-3-3 protein zeta isoform X2, whose protein sequence is MSTVDKEELVQKAKLAEQSERYDDMAQAMKSVTETGVELSNEERNLLSVAYKNVVGARRSSWRVISSIEQKTEASARKQQLAREYRERVEKELREICYEVLGLLDKYLIPKASNPESKVFYLKMKGDYYRYLAEVATGDARNTVVDDSQTAYQDAFDISKGKMQPTHPIRLGLALNFSVFYYEILNSPDKACQLAKQAFDDAIAELDTLNEDSYKDSTLIMQLLRDNLTLWTSDTQGDEAEPQEGGDN
- the LOC6528869 gene encoding 14-3-3 protein zeta isoform X3, translated to MSTVDKEELVQKAKLAEQSERYDDMAQAMKSVTETGVELSNEERNLLSVAYKNVVGARRSSWRVISSIEQKTEASARKQQLAREYRERVEKELREICYEVLGLLDKYLIPKASNPESKVFYLKMKGDYYRYLAEVATGDARNTVVEDSKKAYQEAFDIAKTKMQPTHPIRLGLALNFSVFYYEIINSPARACHLAKQAFDDAIAELDTLNEDSYKDSTLIMQLLRDNLTLWTSDTQGDEAEPQEGGDN